One genomic segment of Hydrogenobacter sp. includes these proteins:
- a CDS encoding cytochrome C, which yields MDVLGFYPMWYVPTVGSATVIAIIATIHVMASHTSVGGSILLAYLATKAYRENQPQIYEYIKKYLLGLLIFSYVSGSITGPGIWFSATVANPRGISALIHNFVWVWAAEWVWFIAEVTLVYILFYTLGKIDQRSWLRLVWTFAIGSWATMYIIVGILSFMLSPGHEKWFETGNILDAFYNKNYFPHLLERTSFMFAIAGTVGLAIAGLMKKDISEKTYKEIVKTLSYWGIGGVVFGLMFFVWYISTLPNRSNVILENVIPLYLKLPIMLIILVLLAHFFLTAVRPTMARFWMAYPIYILIFFMGVYPEEKIRETLRKPYVAGEFVWVNQIISKDVPAKGIRSEVPIIDQKGILNVNAFVPDALRKITPQNQVMAGKVVAVLECSGCHNVTGSTGLRPFGQKFAGMTDPNAIYSFLVSYLRNSHPPYMPKLTGTDDEVKALSAYIADMISKGGRVSAKIEVPSSSEAKK from the coding sequence ATGGATGTGTTGGGTTTTTATCCCATGTGGTACGTACCGACAGTAGGAAGTGCAACTGTCATAGCCATCATAGCCACCATTCACGTTATGGCATCCCATACTTCCGTAGGTGGGTCCATACTTCTTGCTTATCTTGCCACCAAGGCATACAGAGAGAACCAACCCCAGATATATGAGTACATAAAGAAGTACCTTCTGGGGCTTCTTATTTTTTCCTACGTATCTGGCTCCATAACTGGTCCGGGTATATGGTTTTCAGCAACTGTGGCAAACCCCAGAGGAATTTCGGCTCTAATTCACAACTTCGTGTGGGTCTGGGCTGCAGAGTGGGTCTGGTTCATAGCTGAGGTCACCTTAGTTTACATACTCTTTTACACGCTTGGGAAAATAGACCAGAGGAGCTGGTTGAGACTCGTCTGGACCTTTGCCATAGGCTCGTGGGCTACCATGTATATCATAGTAGGCATATTGTCCTTTATGCTCTCGCCAGGACACGAGAAATGGTTTGAGACAGGCAATATACTTGATGCCTTTTATAACAAGAACTATTTTCCGCATCTACTTGAGAGAACATCCTTTATGTTTGCCATAGCGGGTACTGTAGGACTTGCCATAGCGGGGCTTATGAAAAAGGATATAAGCGAAAAGACCTACAAAGAGATAGTCAAGACTTTGTCTTACTGGGGCATAGGAGGTGTTGTATTCGGACTTATGTTCTTCGTATGGTACATCTCAACTCTTCCAAATAGGAGTAACGTAATACTTGAAAACGTTATACCGCTATACCTCAAGTTACCTATAATGCTCATAATTCTTGTTTTACTTGCTCACTTTTTCCTGACAGCGGTTAGACCCACAATGGCGAGGTTCTGGATGGCTTACCCCATATATATACTCATATTCTTCATGGGTGTATATCCGGAAGAGAAAATAAGGGAAACCTTGAGAAAGCCATACGTTGCAGGTGAGTTTGTATGGGTAAATCAGATAATATCAAAGGATGTACCCGCTAAGGGTATAAGGTCAGAAGTTCCTATCATAGACCAAAAGGGAATCCTGAATGTGAATGCCTTCGTACCAGATGCGCTTAGGAAGATAACACCTCAAAATCAAGTAATGGCTGGAAAGGTTGTAGCTGTACTTGAATGTTCAGGTTGTCACAACGTGACTGGATCTACTGGTCTTAGACCCTTTGGACAAAAGTTTGCAGGCATGACAGATCCAAATGCGATTTACAGCTTTTTGGTTAGCTACCTCAGAAACAGCCATCCTCCTTATATGCCAAAGCTCACAGGTACTGACGATGAGGTAAAAGCCCTGTCTGCATATATAGCCGACATGATATCTAAGGGTGGAAGAGTTTCTGCAAAGATAGAAGTTCCGTCTTCTTCTGAGGCTAAAAAGTAA